CGTTGCGGCCACCTGTTCGGCCAGCGACGCATGAGCGCCGGTGTACGTCGCCAGATGCTCGGCAAAGCCGGCATCCAGTTCCGCCGCCGTCGCGGTCATGACGAGCGGCTGACGCAACGCCGTGTCTTTCGCCTCGCCTTCCGGCATGACGACCACGACCATCGCATCACCCTTCATCTTCATGGCCAGCTTCAGCCCACCGCACGACTTCAACAGCGCTTCAAGTTCAACGAACATAAAAACTCCGCAAATAAAAAAGGACCGCCCGCAGGCAGTCCAAAAGAGAAATGAAGCAGACGGGAAAGTCCGCTTCGGTCGATGCGCCAGAAGGCGCGTTAATACTTGAGAACCTTCGGAATCTTCCCGGTGTAGTCGAAGCCCTTGACGTTGAGCAGCGCATCGATGACTTCCGCCTTCGATTTGCTGAACACTTTCTTGAACTCGTCGCCGAGCGCGGCACGGATGCCAAGCTCGTCGGCCACCACCATCATTTCCGACTTCGTGATCAGCTCTAGAAACTCCTTGCAGAGCTTCCAGTGCTGGTTGAGGTCGAGTCGATGATGACGGCACAGACTCGTCAGATGGTGAACGTCCAGACCCTGAATCGCAGCGACCGTGACGCCGGTGAGAGCAAGCGCGAACTTGTCGCCGTCGGCGGCGGCCACGGACGTTGCGGCCTTGGCCACATCCGACACCGCGATCTTTTCTTCGGTCAGCTTTTCCCAGATACCCTTCATGGTCGAGTCATCGACACAGCGGGCCTGTCCGGCGAGAGCGATTGAGACGAGGTATCGCTGGGCTAGCGCAGCATTCTGGCCAACCTCGCGACGCAGGGCTTTACGCCACAGCGCCACGCGATACGTCTTGATGCGATCCGATTCGGCAACGACCGTCGCCGGCGGATTACCCGTCGTCGACGGTGCGGTGCCGGAGGCTTTGGCTGCAGCCTTCGCCGTGCCAGTGCCATCGGCCTTCGCTTCAGACTTCGGCGCGACAGCAGGTTTTTCAGCCTGCAGGCGCTTGGCCACCATCTTCATGTTACAGACGGTGTCGAAGCACTGGCCCTTGTAGACCTTGCCGACTGAGTCCGGAAGGCCGCTCACCGCCGCGCCGTAGTTCTGGCACGCGTGGCAGGCTTTCGCCTGTTCCTCGCCGACGCCCTTTGCACCCTCCACAGCAAGCTGTATGCGGGTGTGGTTGTCGCCCGCGCGCACGATGCGCACGACGGGGAAGTCATCGCGAAGGCCGGTGGCCACCACCTCAAGCTGTTTCTCCGTTTTCTCGTTGAAACAGGTACGGTTCGTACAGTTGCCTGTGGCAATGGACTCGCCGAACATCTCGCCTTGTGTTGACGAGTTGTGGGGGCAGCTGACGCAGTCGGTTTTGTCGAAGATCGCAGCAGACAACGAACAGGCGACCTGTTCGATCGTCTTCTTCACTTCGGCGACCGACTTGCCTTCCTTGACGATGACGGGAAGCAGCTTGTCCTGTGTTTCTTTGGGAAGCGCGGCTAGAAGCTCTGCGTGACCCAGAAGGATTTGCCGGGTGTTGAGCGCCTCTAGAACCGCAGCACTGCAGTTCATGAGCGCCAGGCGCTTGTCGAGCGTGGCACGCGACCATCCGAAGATGCGCGCGACCTCGTCGCGATCGCCCTTGCACAGCCCGACCTGCTCGGCTGCTGCAATGGCTTCCTCGGCAGGCGACATATCCGCGCGCTGAATGTTTTCGATGATCGCAAGCTGCTTCGCTTCGACTTCATCGATCTCCTTCACGACGACAGGTATCTCGTAATCCTCGCCATGCGCCGTCATGGCAGCTCTGTATCTGCGGCCACCGGCGACAAGAGCGAATCCGCCATCAGCAAGCGTGCGAACGATGACAGGCTGGATGACGCCCTTCTCACGGACCGAAGCCGTCAGCTCTTCCATTTCCGCCGCATCGAAGTAGGTGCGGGGATTGGCAGCGATGGTGATCTGTTTGAGGGCAAGAGTAGGTTGCTGTTGCATTGTGGGTCTCCGGAGAGGGAACCCAGCCCCGCCGGGAGTGAGCTCCCGAAGGGTTGAACAACAATAGACCGGTCAAAGCCGGCGAGTCGATGCGTCAGGGACGCGGGTGATAACGCAAAGATACCGCCGCGCCAACGGCCATTCGAGGCGCAAAGCTCGCGTAAACGCAGTGCCTTTCCGGTAAACGAAACAGGCCAGCGCATTTCGCGGACGAAAAAAAAACCCGGCACGAAGCCGGGTTTGATCAGGGTACCGAGCGCGACGCCTTATCGGCGCCGCTCTCATCTCATTGCAGCGCAACCGCCGCCAGCTTCAGCGGTCGCGACAGAAGGGTCGTAACCGCGCCGGCCAGCGTCCATTCGCCGAACTGCTGCTCATGGCTTGCATGCACCAGCCGGTCCAGACAGAACACCTGGACGCCGTCGGCTTCGACGGTGCCAAGAATGTTCGCCTGTAGCGCGCGGTTCGAGCCCTCGCGCTTGACCGTCACGACACCGTCTCCCACCAACACCGACACCTTGGATTCCTTCATGCAGCCTCCTTCAACAGTTTGCGCATGTCGCCGCTCTCGCGATCGGCGTTCAATGCGAGGTCATGAACAAAACGGTCCAGCAGCGAATCCATGTGCAGGAACGTTTCGTCTTCAAGCTCGGGCGTCGCCCAGTCCAGTCCTGCCTGTGTTGCATCACGCTTGTGCGCAACCATCTGGTCTTGGTACTCGTCGATGCTGCCGGGCAAGTGGAAATACAGCACCTTCAAGGTTCCCTTCCGGTTCCAGCGCAGCGCGCGCCGCATCGCCTGATACTCGATGCGCCACGTCCACGACCTGTCGTAGAAGAGAATGTAGTCGGCGTTCGGCAGGTTGTAGCCCGCACGCCCCGACGCCTTTGTCGCCAGAAGCCCCGTAGCCAGTCCTGTCAGGAACCGCTTGTCCTTGTCGGACACGCGGCGCTTGATCGGTATCTCGCCATGAAACGCCACCGACTGCACACCGTGCGATTCGAGCTCCCGTGCGAGAAGATCAAGCACGCCCGGGTTTTCCGCAAACACGATCGCCTGCTTTCCCTCGGCCGCAATCTCCCGCATGCGTGAGATCACCGCGCGCTGTTTGCTCGTCAGGCCGCGAATGCGATCGACGCCTTCCATCCCGTACTGCGGAAAGTTGGCGGCGAAATGCACTGCACGAATACGCGCAAGGATGGTGATGAGGTTGCATGCCTTACGGTCATCCCGCGACGAGCAATACCAGTCTGCGAATTCGTCGGCCGCTCGCAGGTAGGTGGCCAGATGGCCACGGTCCCAGTCCACGGTCTCAACTTCGAATTCCGGCGGGTCGATCTGGATGTACTTCGCGACTTCCGGCTCTGCCACCAGCCGCCGCTTGATATGCGGCGCAAGCATCGCGCGGTAGCCGTGCAGGTTCCCGATCTTTGGCACCTCACGCTTCGCCCCTTCCTGCAGGCTCTCCGCGAACTGCCACGTGACCCACTCCAGCACCACGAAGTCATCCCGAAACCGGTCCACACCGCGCATCGCATACTGGACGGTATTGATCCAGTTTTCCTCCAGATAGCCCAGCCGGTAACCGTATGGCTGCGCTGCGGTGCCATCACCACCAGAGAACGCGATCAGCCCGAAAGCGTCACGCGGATAGTTGGGGATCGGCGAGCCGGTGAGCACATAACGGCGTCGCGCCGAAAGCTGCCAGAGCGCGCGGCTCTGGTCGCTCGTCGGATTGGCCAGCCGCTCGCCTTCGTCGGCAACCAGCAGACCAATGCGCCGCCGCAAACGGTGCGCATACGTCACGCGCTTCGACGCCCCCTTGTCGACCGGCATACGCAAGCGCTCATAGGAGATCAGGTTGAACCGTCGCAGATCATTCAGGTCCGCCGCACAACCGATGACTTTCACGTCATCCGCATTGAGCGGCAGCATCGCGATCTCCTTCATCATCTCGTCAATCAGACGCGACTCAACGACGATGAGTCCATGCCTGACCTTCGCGACGAGAATGAGCGCAATCGCGAGGCGCGACTTGCCGCAACCCTGCTCCCACGCGATCACGCAACCCGACGGCTTCATCAGCGTTTCGACAAGATCCTCGGTCTGAAACTCCCAGTTCAGCCAGCGATCAACGCCCAGCGCCCGAACTCTGGCGCGGAGCGCCGCGGCCTGCTGTGGAAATTTGACCGCGAGCCCTTCGTGCACCACTTCCCACCCTTCAGCGACGTTATCGACCGCAAACCGCGCGTTCAACTCATCGACCGACAGATGATAGGTAGCGCCCTTCACGGCATAGCGGTATCGGCCATCGTCTTCGCGCGTGAAGCTGACCGGCTCACCCGCCATCACGAGCGGACTGGCCCAGCGCGACAAGTCGATCTTGTGGGTCTCCCGCGCCTTTCCCGTAACAACATCCGCCGAGCCGGCGCCGGTCGTCCACGCGACATGCCTGAGCGGTGTCGCCTGACGCTCGCTGCGTCTTGAACGACGCTCAAGGTGCTCAAGGAAGCCTGGCGCGAACTGCGGTTCACCACCGACGCTACGGATGCGGTCGAGCAGCTTGCCGAGCGCGCCGCGCGGATCGCCCTGCATCAGATACGTCTCGATGTCGAGCAGCCCCTGACCGTCGTAACGAAAGCCGCGTGGCAGCCGATGGCCGTCGCGCGAGTAGATGCGCTCAACGAAGACACTGTTGAGCACCATCGCCTCGTTGAAGCCGCAGGCGAAGCCCAGACGGACGCGCCGGCCGTCATGCGAGATGACGACAGACTTGTTGCCCGTCACAGGCCGCGTGATGGCCGGAACGCTGTCATCGAGCTTCTGGAAGCGCAGTCGCGGTTCGCCAAAGCTTCGATCCTCGTGGTGCAAACCGAGGTCGGGCCCCGGTAGCGCGAGGTTTTCGATTTTCGTTCTCACGAAGTCCGAAGGCCTCGACCGGTAACGGTCGAACACCACGACAGCCGTCCGTACGTTTGCTCCTTCCGATCTGAACGCATCGGGTGGCAACTCGAACAGGCCCGCTGCGCGGCGTTGCGCCGAGTCGCCCAGTCCTCCGGCCAATACAGCTTCTGCCGTAGTGATCGGGAGTAAGGCAACGACGATATTGGCCGCGTCCAATGCCTGATGTACCGCGTACTCGTGACTGAGCGCACTTGTGTTAGCACCGTATCTGCCCCAGCTAGTGCACGAAAAGGGCTTCAGGTGCGGCGACTCCAGGTGCACCGAGAACGGCGGGTTGATGATCGCGATGTCGAAGTTCGTCGGCTGGATGTCCTCCATGCCCGCGTGTCTGAATTCGCAGTCGAAACCCGCTTCTTCGAACACCTTCTGACACTGCGTAATCACGTCCGCATGCACGTCGACGCCATACACGGCGTAACGCTCCGGGTCGGCATACTGAAACAGCCTTCCCGAGCCCACCGAGTTATCGAGCAGACGGATACGCCGACCCAGCCGCCAGCCGCTGACGAAACTCCACATGAACGCGGCGATCGCGTCGGGCGTGAAAAACTGCCCGAGGTGC
This genomic window from Paraburkholderia dioscoreae contains:
- a CDS encoding PRTRC system protein E codes for the protein MFVELEALLKSCGGLKLAMKMKGDAMVVVVMPEGEAKDTALRQPLVMTATAAELDAGFAEHLATYTGAHASLAEQVAATTAILGEAQKAQVTKATKALSGKAGRSSPAAAKASPDEDAEDDDSESSESDAPVAANEGKGDAPAPAEPASSGTDLASLF
- a CDS encoding PRTRC system ParB family protein, which gives rise to MQQQPTLALKQITIAANPRTYFDAAEMEELTASVREKGVIQPVIVRTLADGGFALVAGGRRYRAAMTAHGEDYEIPVVVKEIDEVEAKQLAIIENIQRADMSPAEEAIAAAEQVGLCKGDRDEVARIFGWSRATLDKRLALMNCSAAVLEALNTRQILLGHAELLAALPKETQDKLLPVIVKEGKSVAEVKKTIEQVACSLSAAIFDKTDCVSCPHNSSTQGEMFGESIATGNCTNRTCFNEKTEKQLEVVATGLRDDFPVVRIVRAGDNHTRIQLAVEGAKGVGEEQAKACHACQNYGAAVSGLPDSVGKVYKGQCFDTVCNMKMVAKRLQAEKPAVAPKSEAKADGTGTAKAAAKASGTAPSTTGNPPATVVAESDRIKTYRVALWRKALRREVGQNAALAQRYLVSIALAGQARCVDDSTMKGIWEKLTEEKIAVSDVAKAATSVAAADGDKFALALTGVTVAAIQGLDVHHLTSLCRHHRLDLNQHWKLCKEFLELITKSEMMVVADELGIRAALGDEFKKVFSKSKAEVIDALLNVKGFDYTGKIPKVLKY
- a CDS encoding SNF2-related protein, translating into MQRDLFSFAPDWYEPLRSLLSLGSQAAPVAHQGELAAARRQHLGQFFTPDAIAAFMWSFVSGWRLGRRIRLLDNSVGSGRLFQYADPERYAVYGVDVHADVITQCQKVFEEAGFDCEFRHAGMEDIQPTNFDIAIINPPFSVHLESPHLKPFSCTSWGRYGANTSALSHEYAVHQALDAANIVVALLPITTAEAVLAGGLGDSAQRRAAGLFELPPDAFRSEGANVRTAVVVFDRYRSRPSDFVRTKIENLALPGPDLGLHHEDRSFGEPRLRFQKLDDSVPAITRPVTGNKSVVISHDGRRVRLGFACGFNEAMVLNSVFVERIYSRDGHRLPRGFRYDGQGLLDIETYLMQGDPRGALGKLLDRIRSVGGEPQFAPGFLEHLERRSRRSERQATPLRHVAWTTGAGSADVVTGKARETHKIDLSRWASPLVMAGEPVSFTREDDGRYRYAVKGATYHLSVDELNARFAVDNVAEGWEVVHEGLAVKFPQQAAALRARVRALGVDRWLNWEFQTEDLVETLMKPSGCVIAWEQGCGKSRLAIALILVAKVRHGLIVVESRLIDEMMKEIAMLPLNADDVKVIGCAADLNDLRRFNLISYERLRMPVDKGASKRVTYAHRLRRRIGLLVADEGERLANPTSDQSRALWQLSARRRYVLTGSPIPNYPRDAFGLIAFSGGDGTAAQPYGYRLGYLEENWINTVQYAMRGVDRFRDDFVVLEWVTWQFAESLQEGAKREVPKIGNLHGYRAMLAPHIKRRLVAEPEVAKYIQIDPPEFEVETVDWDRGHLATYLRAADEFADWYCSSRDDRKACNLITILARIRAVHFAANFPQYGMEGVDRIRGLTSKQRAVISRMREIAAEGKQAIVFAENPGVLDLLARELESHGVQSVAFHGEIPIKRRVSDKDKRFLTGLATGLLATKASGRAGYNLPNADYILFYDRSWTWRIEYQAMRRALRWNRKGTLKVLYFHLPGSIDEYQDQMVAHKRDATQAGLDWATPELEDETFLHMDSLLDRFVHDLALNADRESGDMRKLLKEAA